One Hyalangium gracile DNA segment encodes these proteins:
- a CDS encoding flagellar assembly protein FliH — MPQYRLETLLEMRARAKEEAEQAFSASIKALEKEKQELKRLEDDLERRKAERKQKVMAYLNEVMAKGAGINGMNMMSRFEQRLKDEEAQVALDIERQKEAVKVAERLVEQRRREMAEAAKELKAIEKHKENWKKQVKHERQQREELTQEEIGNALFLARQRK, encoded by the coding sequence ATGCCCCAGTACCGGTTAGAGACCCTCCTGGAGATGCGCGCCCGCGCCAAGGAGGAAGCTGAACAGGCGTTCTCCGCGTCCATCAAGGCCCTCGAGAAGGAGAAGCAGGAGCTCAAGCGCCTCGAGGACGATCTCGAGCGGCGCAAGGCCGAGCGCAAGCAGAAGGTCATGGCATACCTCAACGAGGTCATGGCCAAGGGTGCCGGCATCAACGGTATGAACATGATGAGCCGCTTCGAGCAGCGCCTCAAGGACGAGGAGGCGCAGGTGGCGCTCGACATCGAGCGTCAGAAGGAAGCGGTGAAGGTGGCCGAGCGGCTCGTCGAGCAGCGGCGTCGGGAGATGGCGGAGGCGGCCAAGGAGCTCAAGGCCATCGAGAAGCACAAGGAGAACTGGAAGAAGCAGGTGAAGCACGAGCGCCAGCAGCGCGAGGAGCTGACCCAGGAAGAGATCGGCAATGCCTTGTTCCTGGCCCGGCAGCGCAAGTAA